A window of Burkholderia ubonensis contains these coding sequences:
- a CDS encoding universal stress protein, with protein sequence MYKNVMVAVDGSPSSKRALDEALKVAASCGARLFAVYVVDTSILLAYGGRIDPDALLDDVRRDGTAVLHDAERAISHAAVNGDTELIETELGQDVAERLQRYVAEHAIDLAVIGTHGRRGIRRMVIGSVAERFLRGSTCPVLLMRSDDPAPAKTAA encoded by the coding sequence ATGTACAAGAACGTCATGGTCGCCGTGGACGGCAGTCCGTCTTCGAAACGGGCGCTCGACGAAGCGCTCAAGGTCGCTGCGTCGTGCGGCGCCCGCCTGTTCGCGGTCTACGTCGTCGACACGTCGATCCTGCTCGCGTACGGCGGGCGCATCGATCCCGACGCGCTGCTCGACGACGTGCGCCGCGACGGCACGGCCGTGCTGCACGACGCGGAACGCGCGATTTCGCATGCGGCCGTCAACGGCGACACGGAGCTCATCGAGACGGAACTCGGGCAGGACGTCGCCGAGCGGCTGCAACGCTATGTCGCCGAGCACGCGATCGACCTCGCGGTCATCGGCACGCACGGGCGGCGCGGGATCCGGCGCATGGTCATCGGCAGCGTCGCGGAGCGCTTCCTGCGCGGCTCGACATGCCCCGTCCTGCTGATGCGCAGCGACGATCCCGCGCCGGCCAAGACGGCCGCCTAG
- a CDS encoding Hsp20/alpha crystallin family protein, whose protein sequence is MSNLTRYDPFSIEPVSDLFHGLFRPLRGMTLADQPDLASMKIDVTECDRAYTVKAELPGVAKDDIDVQVTGRTISINAKIERNKEQKEGERVIRRERYSGAISRSFSLADEIDEANATAAYQDGILSLTLPKKAPVGQKKLAIS, encoded by the coding sequence ATGAGCAATCTGACGCGTTACGATCCATTCTCGATCGAACCCGTTTCCGATCTGTTCCATGGGCTGTTCAGGCCGTTGCGCGGCATGACGCTTGCCGACCAGCCCGATCTTGCGTCGATGAAGATCGACGTCACCGAATGCGACCGAGCCTATACGGTGAAGGCCGAACTGCCCGGCGTTGCGAAGGACGACATCGATGTTCAGGTCACCGGCCGGACGATATCGATCAACGCGAAGATCGAACGCAACAAGGAGCAGAAGGAAGGCGAGCGTGTGATCCGGCGCGAACGTTACAGCGGTGCGATCAGCCGCTCGTTCTCGCTTGCGGACGAAATCGACGAGGCAAACGCGACGGCGGCCTATCAGGATGGCATCCTGTCGCTGACGCTGCCGAAGAAGGCGCCGGTTGGACAGAAGAAGCTCGCGATCAGCTGA
- a CDS encoding BON domain-containing protein: protein MKTDKQLKQDVQDELESDPSIDATRIGVEVANRIVTLSGHPASYAEKLAIERAANRVAGVKAVVVDMTVHLPNDDVRTDEDIANAVRSVLHWTVGLHDDAVKVQVERGWITLSGKVDWAYQSHLAVRAISQMRSVTGVTNHIEVLGAVGADDIGGSIKRAIMRHAEREAKHIGIEVRDGTVTLSGKVDSFAERKAVRGAAWSARGVRAVVDNLVVE, encoded by the coding sequence ATGAAAACCGACAAGCAGTTGAAGCAGGACGTCCAGGACGAACTAGAGTCAGACCCGTCGATCGATGCGACACGCATCGGCGTGGAGGTCGCGAATCGCATCGTGACGCTGTCCGGGCATCCGGCGAGCTATGCGGAGAAGCTGGCAATCGAACGTGCAGCGAATCGCGTGGCCGGCGTCAAGGCCGTCGTCGTTGACATGACTGTGCATCTGCCGAACGACGACGTGCGAACCGACGAGGACATCGCGAACGCGGTGCGCTCGGTGCTGCACTGGACGGTCGGCTTGCACGACGACGCCGTCAAGGTGCAGGTCGAGCGCGGCTGGATCACGCTGTCGGGCAAGGTCGACTGGGCGTACCAGAGCCATCTCGCAGTGCGCGCGATCTCGCAGATGCGCAGCGTGACCGGCGTGACGAACCACATCGAGGTGCTGGGCGCCGTCGGCGCCGACGACATCGGCGGCAGCATCAAGCGCGCGATCATGCGCCACGCCGAGCGTGAAGCGAAGCACATCGGGATTGAAGTGCGCGACGGCACTGTGACGCTGTCCGGCAAGGTGGACTCGTTCGCGGAACGCAAGGCGGTGCGCGGCGCGGCCTGGTCGGCGCGGGGTGTGCGCGCGGTCGTCGACAATCTCGTGGTCGAGTAA
- a CDS encoding DUF1488 domain-containing protein, which translates to MQISFPSEHPTYSGLDPALSFPALVEGRRVRCAITAEALEDHFRAASPREQDLVDAFARHRPEIERAARALLEEMDGRPILLHSGYFRFCR; encoded by the coding sequence ATGCAGATCTCGTTTCCATCCGAACATCCGACGTATTCCGGCCTCGATCCCGCGCTGAGCTTCCCGGCGCTCGTCGAAGGCCGGCGTGTGCGCTGCGCGATCACCGCGGAAGCGCTGGAAGATCACTTTCGCGCGGCCTCGCCGCGCGAGCAGGATCTGGTCGACGCGTTCGCGCGCCATCGTCCCGAGATCGAGCGCGCCGCGCGCGCGCTGCTCGAGGAGATGGACGGGCGGCCGATCCTGCTGCATAGCGGCTATTTCAGGTTCTGCAGATGA
- a CDS encoding AAA family ATPase, with product MSRTRHVSFSLGRANARRKAIQFDRALRRPATYPHPAGRIERIETHLSVVYLAGCYAYKRIKPVRFAFVDLVRPAQRRRCALAEYTLNRALAGPLYLGVWPLVARGRRCAFGEPLQTGARRQRQPTPGEYLVRMRRFDAHAMLSIRSAAHDAGLADADALAATLARHHLHAPRCAPRSHFGSAASVAAQCRPLLDTLDVAVPREAALHAWYEAELTRIAPLLAERHTQGFVRACHGDLHLDNIVRWRNRILMFDCIEFDDALRWIDVASDLAFALMDFSAHGRDDCAHRLLSGWLARTGDYAALGVLPCYVVYRALVRALTARLRGDDAAHELYLRIAAAMADARRDAQPLLLLCHGVSGSGKSLASRALAERLGAIRLSSDVERKRRAGVPDETHLSAGAYSDAAIERIYERLLAAAATVIDSGYTAIVDATFLREADRAAFVSLAARRGVRIAILDFTASPATLAARVAARAARGNDPSDADTAVLAQQLEHADALTDAETAIAIRFDTDCDAAAYESREFWAPLFEALHA from the coding sequence ATGTCCCGAACGCGTCACGTATCGTTCTCGCTGGGCCGCGCCAACGCACGACGCAAGGCGATCCAGTTCGATCGCGCATTGCGCCGCCCGGCAACCTATCCGCACCCCGCAGGCCGCATCGAGCGGATCGAAACGCATCTGTCCGTCGTCTATCTGGCCGGATGCTACGCGTACAAACGCATCAAGCCGGTGCGCTTCGCGTTCGTCGATCTCGTGCGCCCCGCGCAGCGGCGCCGTTGCGCGCTCGCGGAATACACGCTCAATCGCGCGCTCGCCGGTCCGCTGTACCTCGGCGTCTGGCCGCTCGTCGCGCGCGGCCGCCGCTGCGCTTTCGGCGAGCCGTTGCAGACCGGCGCGCGCCGGCAACGGCAGCCAACGCCCGGCGAGTACCTCGTACGCATGCGCCGGTTCGACGCGCACGCGATGCTGTCGATTCGCAGCGCGGCGCACGACGCCGGCCTCGCGGATGCCGATGCGCTCGCCGCCACGCTGGCCCGCCATCATCTGCACGCGCCGCGCTGCGCCCCGCGCAGCCACTTCGGCAGCGCGGCGAGCGTGGCCGCGCAGTGCCGGCCGCTGCTCGATACGCTCGACGTCGCGGTGCCGCGCGAAGCCGCGCTGCACGCGTGGTACGAAGCGGAACTGACGCGCATCGCACCGCTGCTCGCCGAGCGGCACACGCAGGGCTTCGTGCGCGCATGCCACGGCGATCTGCATCTCGACAACATCGTGCGCTGGCGCAACCGCATCCTGATGTTCGACTGCATCGAATTCGACGACGCGCTGCGCTGGATCGACGTGGCGAGCGACCTCGCGTTTGCGTTGATGGACTTCTCCGCGCACGGCCGAGACGATTGCGCGCACCGCTTGCTGTCCGGGTGGCTCGCGCGCACCGGCGACTACGCGGCGCTCGGCGTGTTGCCATGCTATGTCGTCTATCGCGCGCTAGTGCGCGCGCTGACCGCGCGACTGCGCGGCGACGACGCGGCACACGAGCTCTATCTGCGCATTGCAGCGGCGATGGCCGACGCACGTCGCGATGCACAACCGCTGCTGCTCCTGTGTCATGGCGTATCGGGCTCGGGTAAATCGCTGGCCAGCCGCGCGCTGGCCGAGCGGCTCGGCGCGATCCGGCTGTCCAGCGACGTCGAGCGCAAGCGGCGCGCGGGCGTACCGGACGAAACGCACCTGTCGGCCGGCGCCTATTCGGACGCGGCGATCGAACGGATCTACGAACGGCTGCTGGCAGCGGCCGCGACCGTCATCGACAGCGGCTACACGGCGATCGTCGATGCGACGTTCCTGCGCGAAGCCGATCGCGCGGCGTTCGTGTCGCTCGCCGCACGGCGCGGTGTGCGCATCGCGATTCTGGATTTCACCGCGAGCCCGGCCACGCTCGCCGCACGCGTGGCCGCAAGGGCGGCACGCGGGAACGACCCTTCCGATGCCGACACCGCCGTGCTGGCGCAGCAGCTCGAGCATGCGGACGCGCTGACCGACGCGGAGACCGCGATCGCGATTCGCTTCGACACCGACTGCGATGCCGCGGCATACGAAAGCCGCGAGTTCTGGGCGCCGTTGTTCGAGGCGCTGCACGCGTAA
- a CDS encoding response regulator transcription factor: MKKVLLAERHAITRDGIRYILQRTGEYQVVRELSDGDALIVAAKNESFDVAIVDLTSLGNRSIELISQLVACAPKMRILALCSKAEPTRAKSVFCAGASGFVTKDSTAAELVQAIHAVLAGHKYMSAQVAECIVRTIDIPPDAPLHTRLTEREGEVLKRLAYGDGISDIAKDMGLNSKTISTYKARLLAKLDLRNDAALIRYAIEQQIIEPD; encoded by the coding sequence ATGAAGAAAGTACTTCTCGCAGAACGCCATGCGATTACGCGTGACGGGATTCGGTACATTCTTCAAAGGACCGGTGAGTATCAGGTTGTGCGCGAATTGTCTGACGGCGACGCATTGATTGTGGCAGCAAAAAATGAATCGTTCGACGTTGCGATTGTGGACCTCACTAGCCTCGGCAACAGATCCATTGAACTGATCAGCCAACTGGTCGCCTGCGCCCCCAAGATGCGAATACTCGCGCTATGCAGCAAGGCTGAACCGACTCGCGCAAAATCAGTGTTCTGCGCCGGTGCCTCTGGCTTCGTCACGAAAGACAGCACCGCGGCCGAATTGGTACAGGCGATACACGCCGTGCTAGCCGGGCACAAGTACATGAGCGCGCAGGTGGCAGAGTGCATCGTGCGTACGATAGACATCCCTCCCGATGCGCCGTTGCACACGCGCCTGACCGAACGAGAGGGTGAAGTGCTCAAACGTCTCGCATACGGTGACGGAATATCCGATATTGCGAAGGATATGGGCCTCAATTCCAAGACCATCAGTACATACAAGGCACGCCTGCTCGCAAAGCTAGACTTACGAAATGACGCCGCGCTGATCCGTTACGCAATTGAGCAACAAATAATCGAACCGGACTGA
- a CDS encoding nitroreductase family protein: MTEPQRLAYSPAPAALPASAHGESPEIIDLPSPMLDNDVPLMAALATRMSSREFAATPLPPTTLGALLWAADGINRPASGGRTAPSAHAFNEIDIYVALPYGVYRYDAPAHRLVLKHAVDARNLTGYQDFVGRAPLDLIYVVRTSAILDMPPQQRDVFAAVAAGAIAQNVSLYCASAGLGTVVRGWIDHRALADALSLNEDELPILAQTVGFHVGNTAMHG, encoded by the coding sequence ATGACCGAACCGCAACGATTGGCCTACTCGCCGGCGCCCGCTGCACTGCCGGCCTCCGCGCACGGAGAGTCGCCGGAGATCATCGATCTGCCGAGCCCGATGCTCGACAACGACGTGCCGCTGATGGCGGCGCTCGCCACCCGGATGAGCTCGCGCGAATTCGCCGCCACGCCGCTCCCGCCCACGACGCTCGGCGCGCTGCTGTGGGCCGCGGACGGCATCAACCGGCCGGCGAGCGGTGGACGCACGGCGCCGTCCGCGCATGCGTTCAACGAAATCGACATCTACGTCGCACTGCCTTACGGCGTCTATCGTTACGATGCACCGGCCCATCGGCTCGTGCTGAAACATGCGGTCGACGCGCGCAACCTGACCGGCTACCAGGATTTCGTCGGCCGAGCGCCACTCGACCTCATCTATGTCGTGCGCACTTCCGCGATTCTCGACATGCCGCCGCAGCAACGCGACGTGTTCGCGGCAGTCGCGGCCGGCGCAATCGCACAGAACGTTTCGCTTTACTGCGCTTCGGCCGGACTGGGAACGGTCGTCCGCGGCTGGATCGATCACCGGGCGCTCGCGGATGCACTGAGCCTCAATGAGGACGAACTGCCGATCCTCGCGCAGACGGTCGGCTTCCACGTCGGCAACACGGCGATGCACGGCTGA